In one window of Spartinivicinus marinus DNA:
- a CDS encoding UPF0149 family protein — MPFNNKKSSAQHSHQQDQLTKYLSQHEGCMSQSQLEGFIFAISCCPDSHIGNSWQHQVLPKVQLQDASSVSCQLIGILDDLFSHTQQQVLDLTYQLPINCIPDANAISNFLPSSSFHQWSLGFMRGYLLTYELWRSFLTAEDHQDFSTAVFILGFFADQTIAEEVCQENNLGNFTKFCLLLLTKIPEAIDTVNRFSLDLHHAITAIEAPSASRNR; from the coding sequence ATGCCTTTCAACAATAAGAAATCATCAGCCCAACATTCACACCAACAAGATCAGCTAACAAAGTACTTATCTCAACATGAGGGCTGTATGAGTCAATCACAACTGGAAGGTTTTATATTCGCTATTAGTTGCTGCCCAGATAGCCACATCGGCAATAGCTGGCAACATCAAGTACTACCAAAGGTACAGTTGCAAGATGCCTCATCAGTAAGCTGTCAACTAATTGGCATTCTAGATGACTTGTTTAGCCATACCCAGCAGCAAGTACTAGACTTAACCTATCAGCTCCCAATTAACTGTATTCCTGACGCTAACGCCATTAGTAACTTTTTACCCTCCTCATCTTTCCATCAATGGAGCCTTGGGTTTATGAGAGGATATTTATTGACCTATGAGCTTTGGCGAAGCTTTTTAACCGCTGAGGATCACCAAGATTTCAGTACAGCCGTTTTTATCTTAGGTTTTTTTGCTGATCAAACCATAGCTGAAGAAGTATGCCAAGAAAATAATTTAGGGAATTTTACTAAGTTTTGCTTACTATTACTGACTAAAATACCAGAAGCAATCGATACGGTTAATCGATTCAGCCTAGACTTACACCATGCAATAACTGCT